Proteins encoded within one genomic window of Halogeometricum sp. S1BR25-6:
- the thiD gene encoding bifunctional hydroxymethylpyrimidine kinase/phosphomethylpyrimidine kinase, giving the protein MTDPDPQTPPYALTIASSDSGGGAGIQADLKTMTRLGVYGGSVVVGVTAQNTAGVRSTHVLPTEEIRAQFEAVREDFDVGAVKLGMLATAEAIETVDDCLDSVEETSTSRRTQSVDGYGGPVVVDPVMVATSGDRLLEADAVDAYRDLFAHATLVTPNADETEELTGEWPDSEHSRTAAADRFFQWGADAVLFKGGHVEDADGEVRDVLVTPDGAETFASERIETDVTHGSGCTLASAIAARLARGDALPTAVERGIAFTRAAIASPAAVGENGSVNHLVEREGTVGEFGDE; this is encoded by the coding sequence ATGACGGACCCCGACCCGCAGACCCCGCCGTACGCGTTGACGATAGCGTCGAGCGACTCGGGCGGCGGCGCGGGCATCCAGGCAGACCTGAAGACGATGACGCGACTCGGCGTCTACGGCGGGTCAGTCGTCGTCGGCGTCACGGCGCAGAACACCGCGGGCGTCCGGTCGACGCACGTCCTCCCGACAGAGGAGATTCGCGCGCAGTTCGAGGCGGTGCGCGAGGACTTCGACGTCGGCGCGGTGAAACTCGGGATGTTGGCGACGGCCGAGGCCATCGAGACGGTGGACGACTGCCTCGACAGCGTCGAGGAAACCTCGACGAGCAGACGGACGCAGTCCGTCGACGGCTACGGCGGTCCCGTCGTCGTCGACCCGGTGATGGTCGCCACCTCCGGCGACCGACTGCTCGAAGCCGACGCCGTCGACGCCTACCGGGACCTGTTCGCGCACGCGACGCTGGTGACGCCGAACGCCGACGAGACGGAGGAACTGACCGGCGAGTGGCCCGACTCCGAGCACTCGCGGACGGCGGCGGCCGACCGGTTCTTCCAGTGGGGCGCTGACGCGGTGCTGTTCAAGGGCGGGCACGTCGAGGACGCGGACGGCGAGGTTCGCGACGTGTTGGTCACGCCCGACGGAGCGGAGACGTTCGCGTCGGAGCGAATCGAGACGGACGTGACGCACGGGTCGGGATGCACGCTCGCCAGCGCAATCGCCGCCCGACTCGCGCGCGGCGACGCCCTCCCGACGGCCGTCGAACGCGGCATCGCCTTCACCCGCGCGGCGATAGCGAGTCCGGCGGCCGTGGGCGAGAACGGGAGCGTAAACCACCTCGTCGAGCGCGAGGGAACGGTCGGCGAGTTCGGCGACGAGTGA
- a CDS encoding ribonucleoside-diphosphate reductase subunit alpha, with protein sequence MARTQTTQTTDAQPRAILERARRGHEDVLTDEVTDRLLEEAERNLYDGASADEVYEALEGVTTARIERDPAYKYVAADVHRQRYFRRVTDERLTGEAADGETETTYRETFRANLERGVEEDLLDERLLDGRFDLDELAASLALERDEKFDYIAMSTLTQRYFIKTEQGGEPLELPQAFWMRVAMGLAIEEDDPQERALEFYDVLSRLLFTPSTPTLFHSGTTHPQLSSCYLTTVEDDLEHIFESYKHHAQLSKWSGGLGNDWTNLRSEGALISSTGVESTGTVPFLKISNDVTAAINRSGKRRGAACAYLEAWHMDFPAFLDLRRNTGDERRRTHDMNTAAWVPDLFMERVENDEEWTLFSPDEVPELHETYGEEFAELYEEYETKAENGELRQYETVDAADLWRTMLTRLFETGHPWITFKDPCNVRSPQDHVGTVHSSNLCTEITLNTSSDEHAVCNLGSVNLSNHVSGEELDRDALSETIETAMRMLDNVVDLCFYPTDEAEYSNMRHRPIGLGVMGFHEALMQTGTSMASEDAVEAANRWQEFVSYHALLNSSRLAKEREPYETFEGSKWDRGLLPHDTVDLLEEERGREIPTDRSETMDWDRVREHIAEHGMRNSNTMAVAPTATVSTINGTTPSIEPIYSNLYVKSNMSGDFTVVNEQLVEELKDLDLWDEGMVDRMKFHDGSIQEIADIPEETRELHRSAFEIDPRHQLRLTAHRGQWIDQSVSHNVFFPSTDGSLLDSVYKTAWRLGMKTTYYLRTLGASQIEKSTLDMDEYGRTQRRGGDAADGDEGAATDGGSDPDSGLARVEDPTCDACQ encoded by the coding sequence GCCGACGTGCACCGGCAGCGCTACTTCCGCCGGGTGACCGACGAGCGACTGACGGGCGAGGCGGCCGACGGCGAGACCGAGACGACGTACCGCGAGACGTTCCGCGCGAACCTCGAACGCGGCGTCGAGGAGGACCTACTCGACGAGCGACTCCTCGACGGCCGGTTCGACCTCGACGAACTCGCCGCGTCGCTCGCCCTCGAACGCGACGAGAAGTTCGACTACATCGCGATGTCGACGCTGACCCAGCGGTACTTCATCAAGACCGAACAGGGTGGCGAGCCGCTGGAACTGCCGCAGGCGTTCTGGATGCGAGTGGCGATGGGTCTCGCCATCGAGGAGGACGACCCCCAAGAGCGGGCCTTGGAGTTCTACGACGTGCTCTCGCGGCTCCTCTTTACCCCCTCGACGCCGACGCTGTTCCACAGCGGGACGACCCACCCGCAGCTGTCTTCCTGCTATCTCACCACCGTCGAGGACGACTTAGAGCACATCTTCGAGTCCTACAAACACCACGCGCAACTGTCGAAGTGGAGCGGCGGCCTCGGCAACGACTGGACGAACCTCCGCTCGGAGGGGGCGCTCATCAGTAGCACGGGCGTCGAGTCGACGGGGACGGTGCCGTTCCTGAAGATAAGTAACGACGTGACCGCAGCGATAAATCGGTCGGGCAAGCGTCGCGGCGCGGCGTGCGCCTACCTCGAAGCGTGGCACATGGACTTTCCCGCCTTCTTGGACCTGCGGCGGAACACCGGCGACGAACGCCGCCGCACGCACGACATGAACACCGCGGCGTGGGTGCCCGACCTGTTCATGGAGCGGGTGGAGAACGACGAGGAGTGGACGCTGTTCTCGCCCGACGAGGTGCCCGAACTCCACGAGACCTACGGAGAGGAGTTCGCCGAATTGTACGAGGAGTACGAGACGAAAGCCGAGAACGGGGAACTGCGGCAGTACGAGACGGTCGACGCCGCGGACCTCTGGCGGACGATGCTCACCCGCCTGTTCGAGACGGGGCACCCGTGGATCACGTTCAAGGACCCCTGCAACGTCCGGTCGCCGCAGGACCACGTCGGTACCGTTCACTCCTCGAACCTCTGTACCGAGATAACGCTCAACACGAGTTCCGACGAGCACGCCGTCTGCAACCTCGGGAGCGTCAACCTCTCGAACCACGTTTCGGGCGAGGAACTGGACCGCGACGCGCTCTCCGAAACCATCGAGACGGCGATGCGGATGCTCGACAACGTCGTCGACCTCTGTTTCTATCCCACCGACGAGGCCGAGTACTCCAACATGCGCCACCGACCCATCGGTCTCGGCGTGATGGGGTTCCACGAGGCGCTGATGCAGACGGGAACGTCGATGGCCTCCGAGGACGCCGTCGAGGCGGCCAACCGCTGGCAGGAGTTCGTCTCCTACCACGCCCTCCTGAACAGTTCCCGCTTGGCGAAGGAGCGAGAACCGTACGAGACGTTCGAGGGGAGCAAGTGGGACCGCGGACTCCTCCCGCACGACACGGTCGACCTGCTGGAAGAAGAGCGCGGCCGCGAGATTCCGACCGACCGCTCGGAGACGATGGACTGGGACCGGGTGCGCGAGCACATCGCCGAGCACGGCATGCGCAACTCCAACACGATGGCCGTCGCGCCGACGGCGACGGTGTCGACCATCAACGGGACGACGCCCTCCATCGAACCCATCTACTCGAACCTCTACGTTAAATCGAACATGAGCGGCGACTTCACCGTCGTCAACGAGCAGTTGGTCGAGGAACTGAAAGACCTCGACCTCTGGGACGAGGGGATGGTCGACCGGATGAAATTCCACGACGGGTCCATCCAGGAGATAGCGGACATCCCCGAGGAGACGCGCGAACTGCACCGGAGCGCCTTCGAGATAGACCCGCGACACCAACTCCGCCTCACCGCCCACCGCGGGCAGTGGATCGACCAGTCCGTCTCGCACAACGTGTTCTTCCCGAGCACCGACGGCTCCCTCCTCGACAGCGTGTACAAGACGGCGTGGCGACTCGGGATGAAGACGACGTACTACCTGCGGACGCTCGGCGCCTCGCAGATAGAGAAGTCGACGCTCGACATGGACGAGTACGGCCGGACGCAGCGACGGGGCGGAGACGCGGCCGACGGAGACGAGGGCGCGGCGACCGACGGTGGTTCCGACCCCGACTCCGGTCTCGCCCGCGTCGAGGACCCGACGTGCGACGCCTGTCAGTGA
- a CDS encoding threonine ammonia-lyase: MTAYDTVESPDETTVFGYHDLTPPTLADVYEARSVVARHLPRTPLVRSEHLSAELDADVYLKREDTLPTGAFKVRGGVNLCAGLDEEFHDPGLIAASTGNHGQSVAYAGRAFDIPVLVAVPGDPNPDKVAAMERMGAEVHPVGRDYDDAREWAEERARTEGYRYVHSANEPALVAGVATAGLEVVEELPRVDTLFCPVGGGSSASGYCLTVGEMTDADVVGVQSANAPAMYHAWAEGHLRPRDDADTYAEGLQSRVPFALTTEILRDRLAEMVLVSDERIEAAVETMLLKEHLVLEGAACAPVAAALERGDELAGQTVVLQVSGRNLAAEKLRAVLD; this comes from the coding sequence ATGACAGCGTACGACACTGTGGAGTCGCCGGACGAGACGACGGTGTTCGGGTACCACGACCTGACTCCGCCGACGCTCGCGGACGTCTACGAGGCGCGGTCGGTCGTCGCCCGCCACCTCCCGCGAACGCCCCTCGTCCGGAGCGAGCACCTCTCCGCGGAACTCGACGCCGACGTCTACCTCAAGCGGGAGGACACTCTTCCCACGGGCGCGTTCAAGGTCCGCGGCGGGGTCAACCTCTGCGCCGGTCTCGACGAGGAGTTTCACGACCCGGGTCTCATCGCGGCCAGCACCGGCAACCACGGCCAGTCCGTCGCGTACGCGGGACGAGCGTTCGATATTCCGGTCCTCGTGGCCGTGCCCGGCGACCCGAACCCCGACAAGGTGGCCGCGATGGAGCGGATGGGGGCGGAGGTACACCCCGTCGGCCGCGACTACGACGACGCGCGCGAGTGGGCCGAGGAACGGGCCCGAACGGAGGGCTACCGCTACGTCCACTCGGCGAACGAACCCGCACTCGTCGCCGGCGTCGCCACGGCGGGCCTCGAAGTCGTCGAGGAACTTCCCCGAGTGGACACGCTGTTCTGCCCCGTCGGCGGCGGCAGCAGCGCCTCGGGTTACTGTCTCACCGTCGGCGAGATGACGGACGCGGACGTCGTCGGCGTCCAGTCGGCCAACGCGCCCGCGATGTACCACGCGTGGGCCGAAGGCCACCTCCGGCCTCGGGACGACGCCGACACCTACGCCGAGGGCCTCCAATCGCGCGTTCCGTTCGCCCTGACGACCGAGATACTCCGCGACCGACTCGCCGAGATGGTGCTCGTGAGCGACGAGCGAATCGAGGCGGCGGTGGAGACGATGCTCCTCAAAGAGCACCTCGTGTTGGAGGGGGCGGCCTGCGCGCCCGTCGCTGCGGCGCTCGAACGAGGCGACGAACTCGCCGGTCAGACCGTCGTGCTCCAAGTCTCGGGGCGCAACCTCGCGGCCGAGAAACTCCGGGCGGTGCTCGACTGA
- a CDS encoding PfkB family carbohydrate kinase — MGRVVSLGSINVDHMEYTSTEWVRSTAERYEWFPAPGETVSVGSVPDALRESYAETYLGGKGANQAVAAAAAGADAGLLGMVGDDEGRYDVLDSLSDRGVDVTGVARTDGPTGAAYIAVDETGENYIAILAGANGRVDDGYVADRLDACCAADCLLVQNELPPEAVRAALDRLADRPDRPTVVYDPAPAAGAAEILAHDCVDVVTPNEGEYDRLRGDIDAFEGTVVRTRGEDGVVVDGERTLSVAPPAVDPVDTTGAGDVFVGYLGAELAAGADFEAAVRLATVAGALSTEREGVQSAAPSREAVESVAVR, encoded by the coding sequence ATGGGCCGCGTCGTGAGTCTCGGGAGCATCAACGTCGACCATATGGAGTACACCTCGACCGAGTGGGTTCGGTCGACGGCGGAGCGCTACGAGTGGTTCCCCGCGCCGGGCGAGACGGTGTCCGTCGGGTCGGTGCCCGACGCCCTCCGGGAGTCCTACGCGGAGACGTATCTCGGCGGGAAGGGGGCCAACCAGGCCGTCGCGGCGGCGGCGGCCGGCGCGGACGCGGGACTTCTCGGCATGGTCGGCGACGACGAGGGGCGCTACGACGTGCTCGACTCGCTGTCGGACCGCGGCGTGGACGTGACCGGCGTGGCGCGGACCGACGGGCCGACGGGCGCGGCGTACATCGCCGTCGACGAGACGGGCGAGAACTACATCGCCATCCTCGCCGGCGCGAACGGCCGCGTCGACGACGGCTACGTCGCCGACCGCCTCGACGCCTGCTGTGCCGCCGACTGCCTCCTCGTGCAGAACGAACTCCCGCCCGAGGCGGTCCGCGCGGCGCTCGACCGACTGGCGGACCGCCCGGACCGACCGACGGTCGTCTACGACCCCGCGCCCGCCGCCGGCGCCGCGGAGATTCTCGCTCACGACTGCGTCGACGTGGTGACGCCCAACGAGGGCGAGTACGACCGACTTCGCGGCGACATCGACGCCTTCGAGGGGACCGTCGTCCGCACTCGGGGAGAAGACGGCGTCGTCGTCGACGGCGAGCGAACGCTTTCCGTCGCCCCGCCCGCCGTAGACCCCGTCGACACGACGGGCGCGGGCGACGTGTTCGTCGGCTACTTGGGCGCCGAACTGGCCGCCGGGGCCGACTTCGAGGCGGCCGTCAGGCTGGCAACCGTCGCCGGCGCCCTCTCGACCGAACGCGAGGGCGTGCAGTCGGCCGCCCCGTCGCGCGAGGCGGTCGAATCGGTCGCCGTGCGGTAG
- a CDS encoding YihY/virulence factor BrkB family protein, producing the protein MSNSTGTVSKAKAVGEAFREKNVTFLAGSIAYNAFVSLVPILLFAVFVVAFFGAGWQEQVLSVVTENVSPAIGNFIERLFATQSSSATGSSVIGFVVLVWSALKIFRGLDTAFSEIYEVTPDSSIVDQIKDGLVVLVSLTLALAAMVAVTSVFGAFQGVIPYLGLLLPVGLALGLIVAFFPIYYVFPDVDVSAREILPGVVIAAVGWALLQGVFQIYVARSTAGGADIVTGIMLLLTWLYFTGVVLLLGAVVNAVLGGYTEHMSRSRT; encoded by the coding sequence ATGAGCAACTCAACAGGCACCGTCTCGAAAGCCAAGGCGGTAGGCGAGGCATTCCGCGAGAAGAACGTCACCTTCCTCGCGGGAAGCATCGCCTACAACGCGTTCGTCTCCTTGGTACCGATTCTCCTCTTCGCCGTCTTCGTCGTCGCGTTCTTCGGAGCGGGATGGCAAGAGCAGGTGTTGTCGGTCGTCACCGAGAACGTCTCGCCCGCCATCGGAAACTTCATCGAGCGCCTCTTCGCCACGCAGTCGAGCAGCGCGACGGGGTCGTCCGTCATCGGCTTCGTCGTGTTGGTCTGGAGCGCGCTGAAGATATTCCGGGGTCTCGACACCGCCTTCTCCGAGATTTACGAGGTCACCCCCGATAGCTCCATCGTCGACCAAATCAAGGACGGCCTCGTCGTCCTCGTCAGTCTCACGCTCGCACTCGCTGCCATGGTGGCGGTGACCAGCGTGTTCGGAGCGTTCCAAGGAGTGATTCCGTATCTCGGTCTGCTCCTCCCGGTGGGTCTCGCCCTCGGTCTCATCGTCGCGTTCTTCCCCATCTACTACGTCTTCCCGGACGTCGACGTGTCCGCGCGGGAGATTCTCCCGGGGGTCGTCATCGCGGCGGTCGGATGGGCGCTCCTGCAGGGCGTCTTCCAGATATACGTCGCCCGCTCGACGGCCGGCGGGGCCGACATCGTCACCGGCATCATGCTGCTGTTGACGTGGCTGTACTTCACGGGCGTCGTGCTCCTCCTCGGAGCCGTCGTCAACGCCGTACTCGGCGGGTACACGGAGCACATGAGCAGGTCGCGAACCTAA
- the thiM gene encoding hydroxyethylthiazole kinase has product MSDPTVDPDEALSTVRREQPLVNSLTNAVTVNDVANATLYWGGLPVMSDDEREVADMVAGAQACLLNMGTVSEAGEAAMVAAGEAANENGVPLVVDPVGVGATPTRDRVAERLVSEVRPDVINGNYGEISAIAGADSEVRGVESVGEYADIAETAVAVARQADAVVVASGETDVVATDEAAFEVRAGHPMMAEVVGTGCMQGVTVATFAGAMDDALTAALAGTLAFGVAGEAAADGQFGEYAGPASYKIAFLDAIAGLGGVDLPDGDERIERVVETEA; this is encoded by the coding sequence ATGAGCGACCCGACCGTCGACCCCGACGAAGCGCTTTCGACCGTCCGGCGGGAGCAACCGCTCGTCAACTCGCTCACTAACGCCGTGACCGTCAACGACGTGGCGAACGCGACGCTATACTGGGGCGGCCTACCGGTCATGTCCGATGACGAACGCGAGGTGGCCGACATGGTCGCGGGCGCGCAGGCGTGCCTCCTCAACATGGGGACGGTCAGCGAGGCGGGCGAGGCGGCGATGGTCGCGGCGGGCGAGGCGGCCAACGAGAACGGCGTCCCCCTCGTCGTCGACCCCGTGGGCGTCGGTGCGACGCCCACGCGGGACCGCGTCGCCGAGCGTCTGGTCTCCGAGGTGCGACCGGACGTGATAAACGGCAACTACGGCGAGATATCCGCCATCGCGGGCGCGGACAGCGAGGTGCGCGGCGTCGAGTCGGTCGGCGAGTACGCCGACATCGCGGAGACGGCGGTGGCAGTCGCACGGCAAGCGGACGCCGTCGTCGTCGCCTCCGGGGAGACGGACGTCGTGGCGACGGACGAGGCGGCCTTCGAGGTGCGCGCCGGTCACCCGATGATGGCCGAAGTCGTCGGCACGGGCTGTATGCAGGGCGTCACCGTCGCGACGTTCGCCGGGGCGATGGACGACGCGCTGACCGCGGCGCTCGCCGGGACGCTCGCGTTCGGCGTCGCGGGCGAGGCGGCCGCGGACGGCCAGTTCGGCGAGTACGCCGGTCCCGCGAGCTACAAGATAGCGTTCCTCGACGCGATCGCCGGCCTCGGCGGCGTCGACCTGCCCGACGGCGACGAACGAATCGAGCGGGTCGTGGAGACGGAGGCGTAA
- the thiE gene encoding thiamine phosphate synthase, producing MRTYLVTQADRSRGRGTVATVRAALAGGVDVVQMREKHATARERYELGRELRALTREAGVAFVVNDRVDVAAAVDADGVHLGDDDLPIAVAREQLCPDAVVGRSVSTVEGAVAAERAGADYLGVGAVFATDTKDVSDDESNVGTDRVTAIADAVEIPIVGIGGITAANAAEVVGAGADGVAVVSAITDADDPEAAARDLRRAVDGVRTGRVER from the coding sequence ATGCGAACGTACCTCGTGACGCAGGCCGACCGTTCGCGGGGCCGCGGCACCGTCGCCACCGTCCGCGCCGCCCTCGCGGGCGGCGTCGACGTCGTCCAGATGCGCGAGAAACACGCCACCGCCCGAGAGCGGTACGAACTCGGTCGTGAACTCCGAGCACTCACCCGCGAGGCGGGCGTCGCGTTCGTCGTGAACGACCGCGTGGACGTGGCCGCCGCCGTCGACGCCGACGGCGTCCACCTCGGCGACGACGACCTGCCGATAGCCGTCGCGCGCGAGCAACTCTGTCCGGACGCCGTCGTCGGTCGGTCGGTTTCGACGGTCGAAGGTGCCGTCGCGGCCGAACGCGCGGGCGCGGACTACCTCGGCGTCGGCGCCGTCTTCGCCACCGACACGAAGGACGTCTCGGACGACGAGTCGAACGTCGGCACCGACCGAGTGACCGCTATCGCCGACGCCGTCGAGATTCCCATCGTCGGCATCGGCGGTATCACGGCGGCGAACGCGGCCGAAGTGGTCGGAGCGGGCGCGGACGGCGTCGCCGTCGTCTCCGCCATCACCGACGCCGACGACCCCGAGGCGGCCGCGCGCGACCTGCGTCGCGCCGTCGACGGCGTACGGACCGGGAGGGTCGAGCGATGA
- a CDS encoding amidohydrolase — protein MSHGGDPGGSASRTVRDRLCEVRREFHRYPEPAWCEFAATARVVEYAERIGVDELRYGSDITDPENRLSVPPEAELERWLERARARGVDPDVLERLHGGHTGAVAVLERGPGPTIALRVDIDALHVTESDDPDHRPTAEGFRSENQGLMHACGHDGHATIGLGVLEAVKESDFSGTLKVLFQPAEEVAGGAKAMATGGCVDDVDSLLAVHLGLDRPTGTVVAGVVKTLAVRRFRVEFSGTSAHAAKNPEAGDNAIQAAVSAASDLYAIPRHGGGATRVNVGHVEGGAPGHTNVVADRAAFEAEVRGEETELMEYMFEECSTVIRTAAERHGCDVSVTVEGEAPREDSDPATAGAVEAAARAHPDVTETVPSADFGASEDATYLMKRVKENGGNAAYAVVGTNHPGGHHSPTFDIDERSLDIAVDVLSDAVVRLGGE, from the coding sequence ATGAGTCACGGGGGCGACCCCGGCGGGTCAGCGTCGCGGACGGTTCGAGACCGGTTGTGCGAGGTTCGCCGGGAGTTCCACCGCTACCCCGAACCGGCGTGGTGCGAGTTCGCCGCGACCGCTCGCGTCGTCGAGTACGCCGAGCGAATCGGCGTCGACGAACTCCGCTACGGGTCGGATATCACCGACCCCGAGAACCGCCTGTCGGTGCCGCCCGAGGCGGAACTGGAGCGGTGGCTCGAACGAGCGCGAGCACGCGGCGTCGACCCCGACGTGCTCGAACGCCTCCACGGCGGCCACACCGGCGCGGTGGCGGTTCTCGAACGCGGCCCCGGACCGACTATCGCCCTCCGCGTCGACATCGACGCCCTGCACGTCACCGAGTCGGACGACCCGGACCACCGTCCGACGGCCGAGGGCTTCCGCTCGGAGAACCAGGGGCTGATGCACGCCTGCGGCCACGACGGGCACGCGACCATTGGTCTCGGTGTCCTCGAAGCGGTGAAAGAGAGCGACTTCTCGGGGACGCTGAAGGTCCTCTTCCAACCCGCCGAGGAGGTGGCCGGCGGCGCGAAGGCGATGGCGACGGGCGGATGCGTCGACGACGTCGATTCCCTCTTAGCCGTCCACCTCGGCCTCGACAGACCGACGGGCACCGTCGTCGCCGGCGTCGTCAAGACGCTCGCCGTCCGCCGGTTCCGCGTCGAGTTTTCGGGAACGTCCGCCCACGCGGCGAAGAACCCCGAAGCGGGCGACAACGCGATTCAGGCCGCGGTGTCGGCGGCGTCGGACCTGTACGCGATTCCCCGTCACGGCGGCGGCGCGACGCGGGTCAACGTCGGCCACGTCGAGGGCGGCGCGCCCGGCCACACGAACGTCGTCGCCGACCGCGCCGCCTTCGAGGCGGAGGTCCGAGGCGAAGAGACGGAACTGATGGAGTACATGTTCGAAGAGTGCTCGACGGTGATTCGGACCGCCGCGGAGCGGCACGGGTGCGACGTGAGCGTGACCGTCGAGGGCGAGGCGCCGCGGGAGGACAGCGACCCGGCGACGGCGGGGGCCGTCGAGGCGGCGGCGCGGGCGCACCCCGACGTGACCGAGACAGTACCGTCCGCCGACTTCGGCGCCAGCGAGGACGCGACGTACCTGATGAAACGGGTGAAGGAGAACGGCGGAAACGCGGCGTACGCGGTGGTAGGCACGAACCACCCGGGCGGGCACCACTCCCCCACGTTCGATATCGACGAGCGGAGCCTCGACATCGCCGTCGACGTACTGAGCGACGCAGTCGTGCGGTTAGGAGGCGAGTAA
- a CDS encoding ribonucleotide-diphosphate reductase subunit beta has translation MPILNHDAEHDPNKILPIDYDWARQYYRDGVANNWVPEEIPMQDDVAQWNGDELTDSEKQLVEWNLGFFSTAESLTANNIVLALYEYVTAPECRQYLLRQAYEEAIHTDTFIYCCDSLGFDPDYLYGMYERVPSIQEKDDFVVDLTRNLDDPDFEVEDTEDVRDLLRDLVGFYVVMEGVFFYAGFAMMLALRRQNKMVGIGQQFEYIMRDESLHVGFGVDLINQIRTENPGVWTDEFGAEVRDLVERAVDLEQIYAREACPDDVLGMSSEQFAEYVEYIADRRLGQLDLEASYGTENPFPWMSEAVDLNKEKNFFETQVTEYQSGGSLDW, from the coding sequence ATGCCCATACTCAATCACGACGCGGAACACGACCCGAACAAGATACTGCCCATCGACTACGACTGGGCGCGCCAGTACTACCGCGACGGCGTCGCCAACAACTGGGTGCCCGAGGAGATACCGATGCAGGACGACGTCGCCCAGTGGAACGGCGACGAACTCACCGACTCGGAGAAGCAGTTAGTCGAGTGGAACCTCGGCTTCTTCTCCACCGCCGAGTCGCTGACGGCGAACAACATCGTCCTCGCCCTCTACGAGTACGTCACCGCGCCGGAGTGCCGGCAGTACCTCTTGCGGCAGGCGTACGAGGAGGCTATCCACACGGACACGTTCATCTACTGCTGCGACTCGCTGGGGTTCGACCCCGACTACCTCTACGGGATGTACGAGCGCGTTCCCTCCATCCAAGAGAAAGACGACTTCGTCGTCGACCTGACGCGGAACCTCGACGACCCCGATTTCGAGGTCGAGGACACCGAAGACGTCCGCGACCTGCTCCGGGACCTCGTCGGGTTCTACGTCGTCATGGAGGGGGTGTTCTTCTACGCCGGATTCGCCATGATGCTCGCGCTCCGACGGCAGAACAAGATGGTCGGCATCGGCCAGCAGTTCGAGTACATCATGCGCGACGAGTCGCTGCACGTGGGGTTCGGCGTCGACCTCATCAACCAGATCCGCACGGAGAACCCCGGCGTCTGGACCGACGAGTTCGGCGCGGAGGTGCGCGACCTCGTGGAGAGGGCCGTCGACCTCGAACAGATATACGCCCGCGAGGCCTGCCCCGACGACGTGCTCGGGATGAGTTCCGAACAGTTCGCCGAGTACGTCGAGTACATCGCCGACCGCCGACTGGGCCAGTTGGACCTCGAGGCGAGTTACGGAACGGAGAACCCCTTCCCGTGGATGAGCGAGGCGGTCGACCTGAACAAGGAGAAGAACTTCTTCGAGACGCAGGTGACCGAGTACCAGAGCGGCGGGTCGCTGGATTGGTGA
- a CDS encoding nucleoside hydrolase, with product MSRRIILDTDTAGDDAMAILLAASADSLDLEALTMVAGNVEFEQEVENAKHTLGVADATDVPVYEGARTPLVKDHEHAEQVHGEGGLGGELRPETDVESAEGHGANAIVERARESPGEISLVCIGPLTNVALALRLEPELDELLDEVFVMGGAVNTLGNDTPSAEFNFWVDPDAAKVVVDELDVTLVDWGLTLRDGTFGADTLEEIDAMDTDYAEFFTTIMERAREFAVEQYGEETTSQPDSLTVASALHPDLITESSEYHVDVDEREGMTRGYSLVDELGVTDGEPNARVVESVDADRFETMFLDMLRHADPERSL from the coding sequence ATGAGCAGACGAATCATCCTCGACACCGACACCGCGGGGGACGACGCCATGGCGATTCTCCTCGCCGCGTCGGCCGACTCGCTCGACCTCGAAGCGCTAACGATGGTCGCCGGCAACGTGGAGTTCGAACAGGAAGTCGAGAACGCGAAGCACACCTTGGGCGTGGCCGACGCGACGGACGTGCCCGTCTACGAGGGCGCGCGGACGCCTCTCGTGAAGGACCACGAACACGCCGAACAGGTCCACGGCGAGGGCGGGTTGGGCGGCGAACTCCGCCCGGAGACGGACGTGGAGTCCGCCGAGGGTCACGGCGCGAACGCCATCGTCGAACGCGCCCGCGAGTCGCCCGGCGAGATATCGCTGGTCTGTATCGGTCCGCTGACGAACGTCGCCCTCGCCCTCCGTCTCGAACCCGAACTGGACGAACTCCTCGACGAGGTGTTCGTGATGGGCGGCGCGGTGAACACGCTCGGCAACGACACTCCCTCTGCGGAGTTCAACTTCTGGGTCGACCCCGACGCGGCGAAAGTCGTCGTCGACGAACTCGACGTGACACTCGTCGACTGGGGTCTCACGCTCCGCGACGGGACGTTCGGCGCCGACACCCTCGAAGAGATAGACGCGATGGACACCGACTACGCCGAGTTCTTCACCACCATCATGGAACGCGCCCGCGAGTTCGCCGTCGAGCAGTACGGCGAGGAGACGACGAGTCAACCCGACTCGCTGACGGTAGCTTCCGCGCTCCACCCCGACCTGATCACCGAGTCGAGCGAGTACCACGTCGACGTGGACGAACGCGAGGGGATGACCCGCGGCTACAGCCTCGTCGACGAACTCGGCGTCACCGACGGCGAACCGAACGCCCGCGTCGTTGAGTCCGTCGACGCCGACCGCTTCGAGACGATGTTCCTCGACATGCTCCGCCACGCGGACCCGGAGCGGTCGCTGTAG